One Deltaproteobacteria bacterium GWA2_45_12 genomic window, AAAATCAACCTTGGGAACTTCTTGGGCGCCGGCTTCTGCCTTAAAATAAGCTTTTTCACTAAAGCCCATCAAGCGGGCCAGGAATACCGTGGGGAAGCGCCGAATGACCGTATTAAATTCCTTGGCTGTCTCATTGTAGCGCATGCGTTCCACGGTGATGCGATTTTCTGTTCCTTCAAGCTGGGCTTGAAGATTTAAGAAGCTTTCGTTGGCTTTTAAATCGGGGTATTTTTCAACGACCACCATCAAGCGGGAAAGGGCTCCCGAAAGCCCACTTTGGGCCTCTTGGAACTTGGCAAACGCATCGGGGTTGTTGATGATTTCAGGGGAAATGGTTGTTTGTGTGGCCTTGGCCCGGGCTTGAACCACCCCTTCAAGGGTTTCGCGCTCATGGGCGGCATAGCCTTTGACTGTTTGAACAAGATTGGGAATAAGGTCAAGCCGGCGTTGATAGACGTTTTCAACCTGTGACCACGCACTTTTAACGCCTTCTTCCAAACCCACAAGTTTGTTGTACGAGCCGACAAAGCTAAAGATAAGAAGGATTAAGATTGAACCAACGATAATGACGGGAAGTAATATTTTTTTCATAAGGTCTCCTTTTTAAGACTTTTTAAAGAACGGATTTCCTGTCTTGGCATCTTTGATTGAGCCCTGCGAATCATGAATTCTACATTTTCATCTGTGTTGATGGCCAGAATTTTCTTTTCAGGGTGGTTATTCTGGAAAACACGGAAGACCTCATCGGCAAAACCTTGTCCGATTGTGTTGACCCCTTTAAAGTCGAGAGTAATTTC contains:
- a CDS encoding LemA family protein — its product is MKKILLPVIIVGSILILLIFSFVGSYNKLVGLEEGVKSAWSQVENVYQRRLDLIPNLVQTVKGYAAHERETLEGVVQARAKATQTTISPEIINNPDAFAKFQEAQSGLSGALSRLMVVVEKYPDLKANESFLNLQAQLEGTENRITVERMRYNETAKEFNTVIRRFPTVFLARLMGFSEKAYFKAEAGAQEVPKVDFGR